Genomic window (Candidatus Zixiibacteriota bacterium):
AATCCCGAATTGCTACATTACCGTCTGGTGGTGGCAGGCATGCTGTAATTTCTATATCAGGCCATAGTTGTCGCACTCTCTCAATGTTTGGATCTATATCAATTAGTAGAACAGACCTAATGTTGGATCCTGAATTTTTAAGCAAGTTCAGAACGGCTTCGTCATAAGGATTAAAAGCAAAACCAAAAACTATCAAACAAGTAGAACGTTTAAGAATTCTTGTCGCTAACTCCCACTCAAATTCCAAAGATGGGGGCGGCTGTTTTTCTGGAGTAGGGGCCACGATCAGTGCTTTTCCTGTTAACCCACGTCTTCCTTCAGTGTAATAAGCATTCTCGTCCCGTGAAATACTACCGTGGATTTTGGCTAAAGGCACTTTGCCTTTTAGCGTGACCGGCTTTAGCCAAGTGGAAACAGGGTACGGTCCTCGTCCAATAAGTGCCTGATTGGCGATACCGTAATTGAATAGCTTAGTTCCAAGCGCATATTCTATAGTCATGTCGTAATTCGTAGTGATGATACCCCCTAGTGATGGCCCATAAAATTTCATGATGAAGCTTTGTGCCTTCACAATCCCTGCAACCTTGAATCTACGTTCCTCATCAATCATTAAAACATGTCTTCGCCATTTGTGTGAATGAAACTCTTGCCAAATAAATGGTTCACAGAGTCGGCGAGCAAGATACCAGAGAACAACTTCCCTACTTTTCTCTTGGAAATTTAGTGCGTCTGCGATGAATTGTTCGGCAAGCCCATCTGGATGCTTTTCATCCCAAGTTTGTTTAAGTGATTTTACAGTCTCAAGTTTTTGAACCTCGCGAACACCCCATGGATCAATATTGAAATCGAATAACTGACTAGCTACAGGCAAATGAACGGCCCATTTTGCGAAACCGGCACCGACAAGCATAGCTAACATAGTATTACGCCCCAGTCTTCTGTAGGGAAATCAACTTAAAAAATCTTGTTTGCTCGGCACGCGTATAGACATGCGTAGCTAGGAAGTAGATTCAAACAACCCCGATAATTTCAAAAGCTCTT
Coding sequences:
- a CDS encoding SIR2 family protein, with amino-acid sequence MLAMLVGAGFAKWAVHLPVASQLFDFNIDPWGVREVQKLETVKSLKQTWDEKHPDGLAEQFIADALNFQEKSREVVLWYLARRLCEPFIWQEFHSHKWRRHVLMIDEERRFKVAGIVKAQSFIMKFYGPSLGGIITTNYDMTIEYALGTKLFNYGIANQALIGRGPYPVSTWLKPVTLKGKVPLAKIHGSISRDENAYYTEGRRGLTGKALIVAPTPEKQPPPSLEFEWELATRILKRSTCLIVFGFAFNPYDEAVLNLLKNSGSNIRSVLLIDIDPNIERVRQLWPDIEITACLPPPDGNVAIRDWAIS